From the genome of Bombus pascuorum chromosome 2, iyBomPasc1.1, whole genome shotgun sequence, one region includes:
- the LOC132904465 gene encoding large ribosomal subunit protein bL33m has translation MFLTNVLLKKAKSKQILVLVESVASGHKYLRIRDRLADKLEGVWFDPYVREHVLYRELKKIRSL, from the exons ATGTTTTTAACCAATGTATTGTTAAAAAAAGCTAAAAGCAA aCAAATTTTAGTACTCGTAGAAAGTGTAGCAAGTGGTCACAAGTATTTGAGAATTCGAGATAGGTTAGCAGATAAATTAGAAGGAGTGTGGTTTGATCCTTATG TTCGAGAACATGTCCTTTATCgagaattgaagaaaattagaagtttataa
- the LOC132916875 gene encoding DNA replication factor Cdt1, whose product MSQPSVTAYFNTRKRQATDDLRNKAKVLLLDREESRVVSSQNPTNEDNLESSETLTPIQEEETMEVSQETIVIPGKELQTDHTLKPNTAVRNIQFDSPKSSAQKTPKHNVRARVTRTRKLSGEEGQVDIRESFQKITEDLDIKKVLFEKKGALSPRRNLPGTPKKNNDSGESPLTNCTTPKKSSTMDKTAKRELSLNDIKNKINKSSKFSELKTSLARFKNYEQRLEQLHKNDKKPQIQKFEKIQLEIPVSPQKAYKSPSKMLLSPLKDKQLMNASPQRRILFEPKESTPSPVKGSPIKAPAYQQYLSIAESGTSGLPLPYHYRFLAEAFRCVDTVSAMLFNRKETITFKKLKPAVQELLRKNFTLEHLAQMKTIFPDAYIYSQEKHRAFGSSSKQDKYELLLTPIVEEKDGRNTPDADDVLKTASEASMGPRVLLDRRRKFYNILLDKVKDEHEKFLLNLETPMHISKEKILRWHPEFDVETCKVIEQAELPQPPNVERMTSAKDVLDKAKSLFNCGTRMEKALQRLAEAKMTSKTVSPKKDEVSTATQTEGGVQKVNITIVDTPPATPTVNKNHLTSALKGIPKALLEKVRAKQAAKALEAMTRPPNAEKEAVMYSRLPELVKVLRNIFVAEKKGVLTLEFVITKLENSFRTKLSPVELEDHLRLLCKLLPTWSSIHNVRKVDYLKLQKEIDLTKVIKRLEIMANDKVKSS is encoded by the exons atgtcTCAGCCGTCAGTAACGGCGTATTTTAATACACGCAAACGACAAGCAACTGACGATTTACGAAACAAGGCTAAAGTTTTGCTTCTTGATCGGGAAGAATCGAGAGTTGTGAGTAGTCAGAATCCAACTAACGAAGATAATTTGGAGTCATCGGAAACATTGACTCCAAttcaagaagaagaaacaatggAAGTAAGTCAGGAGACTATTGTGATACCTGGTAAAGAATTACAGACTGATCATACGTTAAAACCTAATACAGCTGTAAGGAACATTCAGTTTGATTCTCCTAAATCAAGTGCTCAAAAAACGCCTAAACATAATGTTCGTGCACGAGTTACACGTACACGAAAATTATCTGGTGAAGAAGGACAAGTGGATATCAGAGAAAGCTTTCAAAAGATCACAGAAGACTTGGATATAAAGAAAGTGCTCTTTGAAAAGAAAGGTGCACTGAGTCCAAGAAGGAATCTTCCAGGAACACCTAAGAAGAACAACGATTCCGGTGAGAGTccattaactaattgtacaacGCCAAAGAAAAGTTCAACTATGGACAAAACAGCAAAGCGAGAGCTGTctttaaatgatataaaaaataaaattaataaatcttccaAATTTTCGGAATTGAAAACTTCTCTTGCTCGGTTCAAAAATTATGAACAAAGGCTAGAacaattgcataaaaatgataagaaaCCCCAAATACAGAAATTTGAGAAGATCCAACTTGAAATACCTGTTAG CCCACAAAAGGCTTATAAATCTCCAAGTAAAATGTTATTGAGTCCTTTGAAGGATAAACAACTAATGAATGCTAGTCCTcaacgaagaattttatttgaaccTAAAGAATCAACTCCAAGCCCTGTGAAAGGTAGCCCAATAAAAGCACCAGCTTATCAGCAGTATTTGTCAATTGCTGAAAGTGGCACTTCTGGTTTGCCATTGCCTTATCATTATAGATTTTTGGCAGAGGCATTCAGATGCGTAGATACA GTTTCTGCAATGTTGTTCAATCGTAAAGAAACAATAACTTTCAAGAAGCTAAAGCCTGCAGTTCAAGAGTTATTGCGTAAAAATTTCACGTTGGAACATCTAGCACAAATGAAAACCATTTTTCCTGATGCATACATTTACAGCCAGGAGAAGCATCGTGCATTTGGTTCTTCGTCTAAACAGGATAAATATGAATTACTTCTTACACCTATTGTTGAAGAAAAAGATGGGAGAAATACTCCAGATGCAGACGATGTCTTGAAAACAGCATCTGAAGCTAGTATGGGACCGCGAGTATTACTTGACAGACGAaggaaattttacaatatcttGCTTG ATAAAGTAAAAGATGAGCATGAAAAATTCTTACTTAATTTGGAGACGCCAATGCACATCTCGAAGGAAAAGATTCTGCGTTGGCATCCTGAATTTGATGTTGAAACTTGTAAAGTAATTGAACAGGCTGAATTGCCACAACCACCTAATGTGGAAAGGATGACAAGTGCAAAAGATGTTCTTG ataaagcaaaatcattatttaattGCGGTACTCGCATGGAGAAAGCATTGCAGCGATTAGCAGAAGCAAAGATGACTTCAAAGACTGTTTCTCCAAAAAAAGATGAAGTAAGCACGGCTACCCAAACCGAGGGTGGTGTACAAAAGGTTAATATTACAATTGTGGATACTCCACCTGCTACTCCTACTGTAAACAAGAATCATCTTACTAGTGCACTGAAAGGCATACCAAAGGCTCTTCTTGAGAaa GTTCGTGCTAAACAAGCTGCTAAAGCATTGGAAGCTATGACACGTCCACCAAATGCAGAAAAAGAGGCTGTAATGTATTCAAGATTACCCGAATTAGTGAAAGTTTTGCGTAATATTTTCGTAGCTGAAAAAAAGGGAGTTTTAACATTAGAATTTGTAATTACCAAATTAGAGAACTCGTTTAGAACTAAATTATCTCCTGTTGAACTAGAGGACCATCTACGTTTATTGTGTAAACTGCTACCCACGTGGTCTAGCATACATAATGTTCGAAAAGTGGATTACTTGAAGCTGCAAAAGGAAATCGATCTtacaaaagtaataaaaagattagaaATTATGGCTAATGACAAAGTAAAGTCatcatga
- the LOC132904460 gene encoding mpv17-like protein 2 codes for MSITRNLSLILSKVPVIKEKLFSQKYLLYTNVTISISLSAIGDVLEQHYEILKNEWDKWSINRTRNMALSGMSIGIVCHYWYKYLDNRLPGRTIAIVLKKVVIDQLVCSPLCITMFFLTLGILEKSTWTELKGEIIKKAHRLYIAEWVIWPPAQIFNFYFLPNRYRVLYDNTISLGYDVYTSHVKHDNLIHNARNNLH; via the exons ATGAGCATTACCAGAaatttaagtttaattttGAGCAAAGTACCTGTTATTAAAGAAAAGttattttcacaaaaatatttactttatacaAATGTAACAATatctatttctctttctgcCATAGGAGATGTATTAGAACAAcattatgaaatattgaag AATGAATGGGATAAATGGAGTATAAATAGAACACGAAACATGGCATTATCTGGCATGTCTATTGGTATAGTATGTCATTATTGGTATAAATATCTAGATAATAGATTACCAGGTCGTACGATTGCTATTGTTTTGAAAAAGGTTGTTATAGATCAATTAGTGTGTTCTCCACTTTGCAtcacaatgttttttttaacattaggtattttagaaaaaagtaCTTGGACAGAATTAAAAGgtgaaattattaagaaaGCACATAGATTGTACATAGCAGAATGGGTTATTTGGCCACCAGcccaaatttttaatttttactttctgCCAAATAGATATAGAGTACTTTATGATAATACTATATCTCTAGGCTATGATGTGTATACTAGTCATGTGAAACATGATAATTTAATACACAATGCAAGAAATAATTtgcattaa
- the LOC132916874 gene encoding N-acetylneuraminate 9-O-acetyltransferase, with the protein MTSAEHFISLITVASAKKLATALVLCFILYHGLMHLIYGSDSCKWLLTEGRYKGDKEWQPYGCMMHYYTQTDSRRCLRYLAFMGHRNHFAFIGDIRVRQLYRSFISQFIVDGKVSDLTELPDNSDLNFNDAQLRLNVQFLWRSQLDNFMIEDLRSWMKIDAPSLIISGCGATTILANNNSDAQLYSEYSMGLVRLVQPVDFLVKKNTKYLWMLQDPVLKERLPAQLSGIDNRQINLCNKAAIKILSHSEAHIWESSKLVGAGVLEQSPDGYLASPLSLRHKVQILLNTYCNDHMNFDDGSCCSYPEPATTLQLLSLSALALCIVIGGGMWVYRKFCQYRTEISYSHVTTVEVENTEEANNSETTQIEQPKVQDFYTLMTSLALLSIILYYFYLCDRTNFFMKENKYYSEFSFWLPLGYILALGLFFTEDRERGPRTLNREQTDEWRGLMQAVVLIYHVTGAKNVLPIYMYLRLINSAYLFLSGYGHFCYFWQTGDVSLVRFAQVMFRLNFLTVSLCLCMNRPYQFYHFVPLVSFWFLVIYFLAWLPPRIYSGNLNEYGPRALLYLALKLLGLVSMITILYMSEVFFEKVFVTRPWKALFVTTDDDIREWWSRWRVDRYSVAWGVTFGAGLVVLQRIDHIPGTALSSLLALISLTAYTTFTILCHSVSECEEIHSYIAFIPIIGYIALRNASLALRGKHSALLAGLGRISLETLVAQGHIWLAADSHGVLVLLPRFPVLNLLVTSFIFICASHEIHRLTQVLAPYAVPNDWRLVARNLLLFIAVLVPIGIHDGMF; encoded by the exons atgacTTCAGCAGAACACTTTATTAGTTTAATTACTGTGGCAAGTGCTAAAAAGTTAGCTACTGCACTTGTCTTGTGTTTTATTCTTTATCATGGATTAATGCACCTCATAtatg gtagtgattcttgtaagTGGCTATTAACAGAAGGAAGGTATAAAGGAGATAAAGAATGGCAACCATATGGCTGTATGATGCATTACTATACACAAAC AGACAGTCGCAGATGTTTAAGATATCTAGCTTTCATGGGCCACCGTAACCATTTTGCATTTATTGGAGATATTAGAGTCAGACAACTGTATAGATCTTTCATATCACAATTTATAGTTGATGGGAAGGTGTCAGATTTAACAGAATTACCAGACAATTctgatttaaattttaatgatgCACAACTTAGattaaatgtacaatttttatggaGGTCTCAATTGGataattttatgatagaaGACCTTAGGAGCTGGATG AAAATTGATGCACCTAGCTTAATTATTTCAGGCTGTGGCGCAACAACAATTCTTGCTAATAATAATAGTGATgctcaattatattctgaGTATAGCATGGGGTTAGTGAGACTTGTGCAACCAGTAgattttttagttaaaaaaaatacaaaatatttatggatGCTACAAGATCCTGTATTAAAAGAAAGACTGCCAGCTCAATTATCAGGCATAGATAACAGACagattaatttatgtaataaagcaGCAATAaag ATACTATCTCATAGTGAGGCTCATATATGGGAAAGCAGTAAACTTGTTGGTGCAGGTGTGTTAGAACAAAGCCCAGATGGATATTTAGCGAGTCCTTTGTCTTTAAGACACAAGGTTCAAATATTGTTGAATACTTACTGCAATGATCATATGAATTTTGATGATGGTAGTTGTTGCAGTTACCCAGAACCAGCTACAACATTACAGCTATTAAGCTTATCTGCACTTGCTTTATG TATAGTAATTGGTGGTGGAATGTGGGtgtatagaaaattttgtcaatatcGAACTGAAATTTCTTACTCACACGTTACCACTGTTGAGGTGGAGAATACTGAAGAAGCAAATAATTCTGAAACTACACAGATCGAACAACCCAAAGTAcaagatttttatacattaatgACATCATTGGCTCTTTTGTCAATCAtcttatattacttttatttatgcGATAG AACAAATTTCTTCATGAAGGAGAATAAATACTACAGTGAATTTAGTTTTTGGTTACCACTTGGATATATATTGGCACTTGGTTTATTTTTTACTgaagatagagaaagaggACCAAGAACTTTAAATCGAGAACAAACAGATGAGTGGAGAGGATTAATGCAAGCTGTAGTGTTAATCTATCATGTTACTGGGGCTAAGAACGTTTTGCCCATTTACATGTACctaagattaattaattctgcttatttatttctttctggATATGgacatttttgttatttttggcAAACAGGCGATGTTTCTTTAGTGAGATTTGCACaa GTAATGTTTAGACTAAACTTCTTAACAGTGTCTCTATGCCTGTGTATGAATAGGCCATATCAGTTTTACCATTTTGTCCCATTAGTTTCATTTTGGTTTTTAGTCATTTATTTCTTAGCATGGCTACCACCAAGAATATATTCTGGTAATTTGAACGAATATGGACCCAGAGCTTTGCTTTATCTCGCATTGAAACTTTTAGGTCTTGTATCAATGATTACAATACTGTACATGTCAGAG GTATTCtttgaaaaagtatttgtaacAAGGCCTTGGAAAGCATTATTTGTTACAACTGACGACGATATACGGGAATGGTGGTCACGTTGGAGGGTGGATAGATATAGTGTGGCTTGGGGTGTAACTTTTGGGGCAGGTCTTGTAGTTTTGCAAAGGATAGATCACATTCCAGGAACTGCATTATCTTCCTTGTTAGCGTTAATTTCTCTAACCGCTTATACTACTTTTACGATATTGTGTCATTCAGTATCTGAATGTGAAGAAATTCACTCATATATTGCGTTTATACCA attATAGGATATATAGCGCTTAGAAATGCATCATTAGCATTACGCGGCAAACACTCAGCTCTTTTGGCTGGTTTAGGTCGCATTAGCTTAGAAACTCTAGTCGCACAAGGTCACATTTGGTTGGCAGCAGATTCACATGGCGTATTAGTTTTATTGCCTAGGTTTCCAGTATTAAATCTGTTAGTCACATCATTCATCTTTATATGTGCAAGTCATGAA ATACATAGATTAACCCAGGTACTAGCACCATATGCAGTACCAAATGATTGGAGACTGGTGGCTCGTaacttgttattatttattgcggTGCTTGTACCTATTGGTATTCATGATGGAATGTTCTGA
- the LOC132904462 gene encoding ubiquitin-conjugating enzyme E2 W isoform X1 has protein sequence MSDKSTMAAMSPSKRRLQKELTSLIREPPPGVHVDEDLTSQNLTQWIVHMEGAKGTLYEGEQFQLQFRFSSKYPFDSPEVTFIGGNIPIHPHIYSNGHICLSILTEDWSPALSVQSICLSIVSMLSSCKEKKRPPDNSFYVKTCSKNPKKTKWWYHDDNV, from the exons ATGAGCGATAAATCGACAATGGCGGCAATGTCCCCATCGAAG CGGAGGTTACAGAAGGAGTTAACATCTTTAATACGCGAACCTCCACCAGGTGTACATGTAGATGAAGATCTTACTAGTCAAAATTTAACACAATGGATTGTTCATATGGAAGGTGCAAAGGGTACCTTATATGAAGGCGAACAATTTCAACTGCAATTTAGATTCAGTTCTAAATATCCTTTTGATTCGCCAGAAGTGACTTTCATAGGTGGAAATATACCGATACATCCACATATTTACAGCAATGGTCATATCTGTTTATCCATTTTAACTGAAGATTGGTCTCCAGCTTTGAGTGTGCAAAGTATTTGTTTAAGTATTGTATCGATGTTGAGCAGTTGTAAAGAAAAg AAGAGGCCACCTGATAATTCCTTTTATGTAAAAACATGCAGTAAAAATCCAAAGAAGACAAAGTGGTGGTATCATG ATGACAATGTGTAA
- the LOC132904462 gene encoding ubiquitin-conjugating enzyme E2 W isoform X2 gives MLPKNDSRRLQKELTSLIREPPPGVHVDEDLTSQNLTQWIVHMEGAKGTLYEGEQFQLQFRFSSKYPFDSPEVTFIGGNIPIHPHIYSNGHICLSILTEDWSPALSVQSICLSIVSMLSSCKEKKRPPDNSFYVKTCSKNPKKTKWWYHDDNV, from the exons atgcttCCGAAAAATGATTCA CGGAGGTTACAGAAGGAGTTAACATCTTTAATACGCGAACCTCCACCAGGTGTACATGTAGATGAAGATCTTACTAGTCAAAATTTAACACAATGGATTGTTCATATGGAAGGTGCAAAGGGTACCTTATATGAAGGCGAACAATTTCAACTGCAATTTAGATTCAGTTCTAAATATCCTTTTGATTCGCCAGAAGTGACTTTCATAGGTGGAAATATACCGATACATCCACATATTTACAGCAATGGTCATATCTGTTTATCCATTTTAACTGAAGATTGGTCTCCAGCTTTGAGTGTGCAAAGTATTTGTTTAAGTATTGTATCGATGTTGAGCAGTTGTAAAGAAAAg AAGAGGCCACCTGATAATTCCTTTTATGTAAAAACATGCAGTAAAAATCCAAAGAAGACAAAGTGGTGGTATCATG ATGACAATGTGTAA
- the LOC132916887 gene encoding putative inositol monophosphatase 3, with amino-acid sequence MHIRMSIRTRKTIICGIIILLSLLYLYTNRTLYTNEQKYTNVQNKNISLKLLLAAAIRAAEIGGSEVIAVHNQAKFEIQSKGKTKEGINDPVTEADYRSHCAMYHSLREAFPSITVISEETSKDCDKVTVSNIKDNINTLNEYDIKDEIINTNDITVWIDPLDATKEFTENLLQYVTTMVCVAIKGKPVIGVIFKPFETKQNSSLFWSWTNHAISRNLQVLLKLEDERTPILIVSQSHAGQIHNVTKIAFGKDVKIVSAAGAGYKFLEVVSGNVTAYVHMTAIKKWDICAGTAILTALGGTVTQLFDQQLISFGPNDSKVLTWGLLATMSNHAWYLDKFSNI; translated from the exons ATGCATATCAGAATGAGTATTCGAACGAGGAAAACTATTATCTGTGgaatcattatattattaagtcTGTTATACTTGTATACGAATCGGACTTTGTATACAAATGAACAAAAGTATACAAAtgtacagaacaagaatatttctttaaaattacttCTTGCTGCTGCTATAAGAGCAGCAGAAATTGGTGGTTCTGAAGTGATAGCAGTTCATAACCAAGctaaatttgaaatacaaaGTAAAGGGAAAACGAAAGAGG gCATAAATGATCCAGTAACAGAAGCAGACTATAGATCGCATTGTGCAATGTATCATTCTTTGCGTGAAGCATTTCCAAGTATAACAGTAATATCAGAGGAAACATCAAAGGATTGTGATAAAGTTACTGTgtcaaatataaaagataatattaatactcTAAATGAGTATGATATTAaggatgaaattataaatacaaatgacATTACAGTATGGATTGATCCTCTTGATGCAACAAAGGAATTTACag AGAATTTGCTGCAATATGTTACAACCATGGTTTGTGTTGCTATTAAAGGAAAACCTGTAATAGGTGTTATATTTAAACCATtcgaaacaaaacaaaattctaGTTTGTTTTGGTCATGGACTAATCACgcaatttcaagaaatttacAAGTACTGCTTAAG TTAGAAGATGAGAGAACACCAATATTGATTGTATCACAATCACATGCAGGCCAAATTCACAATGTTACTAAGATCGCATTTggtaaagatgtaaaaattgtttctgcAGCAGGTGCAG GTTACAAATTTCTAGAGGTTGTAAGTGGAAATGTAACTGCGTATGTTCACATGACTGCAATAAAAAAGTGGGACATTTGTGCTGGAACTGCAATTCTTACTGCACTTGGTGGAACAGTTACTCAATTGTTTGATCAACAGTTAATAAGCTTTGGTCCAAATGATTCCAAAGTACTTACATGGGGCCTTTTGGCTACCATGAGTAATCATGCTTGgtatttagataaattttcaaatatttaa
- the LOC132916883 gene encoding cell growth-regulating nucleolar protein: protein MVVFTCNNCGETLQKPKVAKHYEFQCRSAPFLTCVDCFKDFRGEEYVVHTKCKSEAERYGGKDYVPKANANKGEKKQQAWINVVNSLLNSETNLSTAERNFLNTLSKYENIPRKKNKFLNFIKNAVGNRTNQSVVNSVWDKMETAFKNSTQSTNTQNEKQQQENGKTSEKVNNGEDANTHQENNIIENQNNENLDRENQNEDHLNKNEVNGMGNADADTINDVKKKKSKKRTVSEIVQQADEPIVKKKSKHAVEAIEEPISKKKNEDIVTDVPTKKSEDALLSETSINHCDDTVEKSTFNWRDTILDIVKHKGEISLKKLQKKVLSRYMNSCSNNILEEKASNKFNKKLKKISEITISDEKVTLA, encoded by the exons atgGTTGTTTTTACTTGCAACAATTGTGGTGAAACGCTACAAAAGCCAAAAGTTGCGAAGCATTATGAATTTCAATGTCGTTCCGCACCCTTTTTAACATGCGTCGATTGTTTCAAAGATTTTCG AGGTGAGGAATATGTAGTCCATACGAAATGTAAAAGCGAAGCTGAAAGATATGGAGGCAAGGATTATGTTCCAAAAGCTAATGCAAATAAGGGTGAAAAAAAACAACAAGCATGGATTAATGTAGTAAATAGTCTATTAAATAGTGAAACGAACTTATCAACGGCAgaacgaaactttttaaataccTTGTCCAAGTATGAAAACATTCcacgtaaaaaaaataaatttttaaatttcataaaaaatgcaGTGGGTAATAGAACAAATCAATCAGTAGTTAATTCTGTGTGGGATAAAATGGAAACAGCTTTTAAAAATAGTACACAAAGTACTAATacacaaaatgaaaaacaacAGCAGGAAAATG GTAAAACAAgtgaaaaagtaaataatggAGAAGATGCAAATACACatcaagaaaataatataattgaaaatcagaataatgaaaatttagacagagaaaatcaaaatgaagatcatttgaataaaaatgaagtgAATGGCATGGGAAATGCTGACGCTGATACTATTAATGatgttaagaaaaaaaaatcgaaaaagaGAACAGTATCTGAAATAGTACAGCAAGCGGATGAACCTATTGTCAAGAAGAAAAGTAAACATGCTGTAGAGGCTATAGAAGAACcaatttctaaaaagaaaaatgaagatattGTTACGGATGTTCCTACAAAAAAAAGTGAAGATGCTTTACTTTCTGAAACATCAATCAATCACTGTGATGATACTGTAGAAAAATCAACCTTCAACTGGAGAGATACCATCTTAGATATAGTAAAGCATAAAggagaaatttctttaaaaaaattacagaaaaaagTACTTTCACGGTATATGAACTCatgttcaaataatatattggaagaaaaagcatctaataaattcaataaaaaattgaaaaagatatcAGAAATAACCATTTCTGATGAGAAAGTAACTTTAGCTTAA